A region of Nostoc sp. KVJ3 DNA encodes the following proteins:
- a CDS encoding DUF3598 family protein yields MSQQEHQIQNWNTFFKYHVHDWHGIVTRYSPEGEIIESFKCIRTFEASSDGNEYVQKNHHIYEDEKSETITFGVKKKPITKALYIENSFSWCSGENGNFTNFRFEIGFRHQNRRATAGSVYKNKTLEHIFIIHEYLDSYSPEKSFLPKFDKNNNSWENWVGQLKGISSDLRVFNKSEIKWEPLENISNENNIILYSPEGISITSPSSLEAKVDFHLTVDWLVEPTLRLRGSRYYENSTFSKAEFIEFNQ; encoded by the coding sequence TACCTTTTTCAAATATCATGTGCATGATTGGCATGGAATTGTAACTAGATATTCTCCTGAAGGTGAAATCATAGAATCATTTAAGTGTATTAGAACTTTTGAGGCTAGTAGTGATGGCAATGAATATGTTCAAAAAAACCATCACATTTATGAAGATGAAAAAAGTGAAACTATAACATTTGGAGTCAAAAAGAAACCTATTACAAAAGCTCTATATATAGAAAATAGTTTTTCTTGGTGTTCTGGAGAGAATGGAAATTTTACTAATTTTAGATTTGAAATTGGTTTTAGGCATCAAAATAGACGTGCAACTGCTGGTAGTGTTTACAAAAATAAGACCTTGGAACACATTTTTATTATCCATGAATACCTAGATAGTTATTCTCCAGAAAAGTCTTTTCTCCCAAAGTTTGATAAAAACAATAATAGCTGGGAGAATTGGGTGGGACAGTTAAAAGGAATATCTTCTGATTTGAGAGTTTTTAATAAATCAGAAATCAAATGGGAGCCTTTAGAAAATATAAGTAATGAAAATAACATAATTTTGTACTCTCCAGAAGGGATTTCTATTACTAGTCCTTCTTCTTTAGAAGCTAAAGTTGATTTTCATTTAACTGTAGATTGGTTAGTAGAACCAACGTTAAGGCTACGAGGTAGTAGATACTATGAGAATTCTACTTTTAGTAAAGCAGAATTTATAGAGTTCAATCAATAA